The Apostichopus japonicus isolate 1M-3 chromosome 20, ASM3797524v1, whole genome shotgun sequence genome contains a region encoding:
- the LOC139961330 gene encoding protein hu-li tai shao-like encodes MAEHGKHILQGGGSLKWVGDKDPKSGDAVAITDPQQFARQGQDPKEQERFGDETHPGPISEVLAGITYRDARRTQPINPNVQVYAKSKGIIQREYQDEAALYTAYASNPFTSMSEREIRDYKKEIAANTGQDVKEIELIVQAEKTEIKETKKESEDGEDQNTENYNQDCDHSQRSTGDGRNDHSQYHERREGRQR; translated from the exons ATGGCTGAACACGGCAAACACATACTCCAAGGTGGAGGTAGCCTAAAA TGGGTAGGTGACAAGGACCCCAAGAGTGGTGATGCAGTCGCTATCACCGATCCACAACAGTTTGCAAGACAGGGACAAGATCCtaagga GCAAGAGCGTTTTGGGGATGAGACGCACCCTGGACCCATCTCTGAAGTTCTGGCAGGTATAACTTACAGAGATGCTCGCAGGACACAG CCAATCAACCCGAATGTTCAAGTCTACGCCAAGTCTAAAGGAATTATCCAGAGGGAGTACCAAGACGAGGCTGCACTGTACACGGCCTACGCTTCCAATCCATTTACGTCGATGTCAGAGAGAGAAATCCGTGATTACAAGAAAGAAATTGCGGCCAATACTGGTCAAG ATGTGAAGGAGATTGAGCTGATCGTGCAAGCCGAAAAGACTGAAATTAAAGAAACCAAGAAGGAGAGTGAGGATGGAGAAGATCAGAACACAGAAAATTACAACCAGGACTGTGACCATTCTCAGAG ATCAACCGGGGACGGTAGAAACGACCACAGTCAGTATCATGAACGGCGAGAAGGAAGACAACGATGA